In Xiphophorus hellerii strain 12219 chromosome 13, Xiphophorus_hellerii-4.1, whole genome shotgun sequence, the following proteins share a genomic window:
- the LOC116731613 gene encoding gastrula zinc finger protein XlCGF8.2DB-like: NCGKGFSLKQNLTLHMRIHTGEKPISCVNCGKSFSVKRNLTRHMMIHTGEKPFSCVNCGKGFSLKQNLTLHMRIHTGEKPISCPFSCVNCGKSFSQKQDLTRHMMIHTGEKPFSCVNCGKSFCQKRDLTRHLRIHTGEKPFSCVNCGKSFCQKRDLTRHLRIHTGEKPFSCVNCGKSFCRKRDLTRHLRIHTGEKPFSCVNCGKSFSQKKYLTRHMRIHTGEKPFSCVNCGKSFSQKQDLTRHMRIHTGEKPFSCVNCGKSFSRKQHFTHHMRIHTGEKPFSCVNCGKSFSRKQHFTHHMRIHTGEKPFSCVNCGKSFSVKLNLTRHVRIHTVLV; encoded by the exons aactgtggaaaaggttttagtctaaaacagaatttaactctgcacatgaggattcacacaggtgaaaagccgatttcatgtgtgaactgtggaaaaagttttagtgtaaaacGGAATTTAACTCGGcatatgatgattcacactggtgaaaagccgttttcatgtgtgaactgtggaaaaggttttagtctaaaacagaatttaactctgcacatgaggattcacacaggtgaaaagccgatttcatgt ccgttttcatgtgtgaactgtggaaaaagttttagtcaaaaacaggatttaactcggcacatgatgattcacactggtgaaaagccgttttcatgtgtgaactgtggaaaaagcttttgTCAAAAAcgggatttaactcggcacttgaggattcacactggtgaaaagccgttttcatgtgtgaactgtggaaaaagcttttgTCAAAAAcgggatttaactcggcacttgaggattcacactggtgaaaagccgttttcatgtgtgaactgtggaaaaagtttttgtcgaAAAcgggatttaactcggcacttgaggattcacactggtgaaaagccgttttcatgtgtgaactgtggaaaaagttttagtcaaaaaaagtatttaactcggcacatgaggatacacactggtgaaaagccgttttcatgtgtgaactgtggaaaaagttttagtcaaaaacaggatttaactcggcacatgaggattcacactggtgaaaagccgttttcatgtgtgaactgtggaaaaagttttagtcgaaaacaacattttactcatcacatgaggattcacactggtgaaaagccgttttcatgtgtgaactgtggaaaaagttttagtcgaaaacaacattttactcatcacatgaggattcacactggtgaaaagccgttttcatgtgtgaactgtggaaaaagttttagtgtaaaactgaatttaactcGACATgtgaggattcacacag ttttagtgtaa